Genomic DNA from Bacillus kexueae:
TTTATTTACAGCCCCTAAGACATTTCGGGTCCCATCAAGTGCTGGCTTTACAAGGTCTTCATAAGCATTTGAAATGTTGCTGATAAAAAATGGGGATGCCGTGTGAAAAACATATTCGCAACCTTTGACGGCCTCATCAAAACTGCCTTCCTTTAAAAGGTCTGCCTCGTAAATAGAAAGTTCTCCAGGTGATTGCTGAGCAAGGTTTGTTAAATGCGCATATTTTTCTACTTGCTGTTTATTGCGAACGGTAATGCGGACTTGATGACCATCATCTAATAGATTTTTGACAATCCAAGAAGCTAAGTAACCAGTCCCCCCTGTTACGAGAACTGTTTTTTGATCCATTCGTGCTGTCTCCTTTCGTGTATCACGCAAAACTATGATTTTTAACGTTTAAACATTTAAACAAAGTGTATAATGAATCAAAAGAATTTGTCAAAGAAAAAGAACTGACGACACTTTTTGCACCGTCAGTTCTTAGCTTCTTTACAACATTTTAGCCATTATGTATTCATCAACACAACTTCCGTCAACAATTAGCGAGCATCTTTTAGTTCCTTCAATGACAAAACCCATTTTTTCATACAATCCAATTGCCCGGTAATTATGGGTCATTACCGTTAATTCTAACCGCTTCAACCCATTCTTTCTTGCCCATGCTTCAAGCGTTTGAAATAGCTTCGTTCCAATCCCCTTTCCAGAAAAAGATTGGCACACGCCAGCAACAATATGAGCCTTATGCTGATTTCGATTTTGTTTGCCTCCAATCGCAGTAACAAACCCGACTAATTGACGGTCGATTTCACAAACGAAAATGACCGATCGTTGACTTTGTTGTACGGTTAAAATCATTTGCCTTTGTTCCTCTACTGTCATTGTGCGCTCAT
This window encodes:
- a CDS encoding GNAT family N-acetyltransferase, with translation MLIREITSSDAEAFLELNRQLDIETSFMLYEPNERTMTVEEQRQMILTVQQSQRSVIFVCEIDRQLVGFVTAIGGKQNRNQHKAHIVAGVCQSFSGKGIGTKLFQTLEAWARKNGLKRLELTVMTHNYRAIGLYEKMGFVIEGTKRCSLIVDGSCVDEYIMAKML